ATGTCGGTCTTCGGTGGCAAATCAATGCTGCAACGGACCTTGGAACGTGTCCTGCCGTTGAAGCCGAAAAGAGTATTGATTGTGACCAACGCCATGCAGGCTGAGGAGACCACCCGGCAGTTGGAATATGTAAAAGGGGTTCCTGTGGATATCATTGCCGAACCGGTTGCACGCAATACTGCCCCCGCCATCGGCCTGGCTGCATCCATCATCGCCTATCACGATCCTGACGGGGTGATGGCGGTCCTACCGGCAGACCATTACATCTCCGAGGAGGACGGATTCTGCCGGGTTATCACCCAGGGCAGAAATGCGGCCATCAATGGCTATCTGGTAACCCTTGGTATCACCCCCACCAGGCCTGAGACCGGCTATGGTTATATCGAAGCAGACAATGCATTTCGGCAGCACGGTCCGTTTCCGGTCAAACGATTCGTTGAGAAGCCGAACCGGGAGAAGGCGCTGGAATTTCTCACCGCAGGAAATTTCTTCTGGAACAGCGGCATGTTCATCTGGAAGGCCTGCACCATACTCGATGGCATCAGTCGCTACATGCCTCCGCTGGCCGTTTCATTGTCAAAACTGGTTTTTTCGGAGAGCGTCTGGGAGCTCAGAGACCTTAAGCCGCAGATCGAAGCAATCTACGGGGAGATCGGGGGAGAATCCATTGACTTCGGCGTTATGGAAAAGGCGGACAATGTCCAGGTAATTCCGGCTGACTTCGGCTGGAGCGATGTGGGAAGCTGGAGCGCCATTCCGGAAGTTGCCGATGCCGATGATCTCGGCCACGTGGCCATCAACGCCAAAGAGGTGATCTCCGTCGATGCCGGCGATTGTCTCGTCTATGGCGACAACCGATTGGTGGCCCTGGTCGGAGTCAAGGACCTGATCGTCGTCAATACCCCTGATGCCCTGCTTGTCTGCCCCAAAGAACGCGCCCAGGATGTGAAAAAGGTGGTGGAGGAGCTGGAGCGGCGGGGACTTACGGAATATTTATAGTTCGACGTTCGAAGTTCGGGGTTCGACGTTGCCTATTGTTACCTCGAACTTCGAACTGCGAACTTCGAACGGGTTATGTATATGTTTGGTTGGACCGGAAAAATTTTAAAAGTAGACTTGACCAGTGGCCGTTGCTGGCGTGAAGATATCTCTCTGGAACTGCTCCATTCCTATCTGGGTGGGCGGGGGCTGGGGGTGCGGTTGATGCGGGATCACTTTCACCTGGATCCGTTTGACCCGCAGATGCCGTTGATCTTTGCCGTTGGGCCACTGTGCGGCACCTCTGCCCCCACGGCGGCAAGACTGGCTGTCGTCTCCCGGTCGCCTCTTACCGGCACCATTTATGATTGTTCGGCTGGAGGACGCTTTGCCTGGCGCTTCAAGGCCGCAGGGATCGATGCCTTGTTCATAACGGGCCAGAGCAGCCAGCCGGTAGTGCTTTCCATTGCTGACGAGAAGGTTGAGCTTCGGGCTGCTGA
This region of Geotalea daltonii FRC-32 genomic DNA includes:
- a CDS encoding mannose-1-phosphate guanylyltransferase, with the protein product MYIVILAGGSGTRFWPLSRKKTPKQLMSVFGGKSMLQRTLERVLPLKPKRVLIVTNAMQAEETTRQLEYVKGVPVDIIAEPVARNTAPAIGLAASIIAYHDPDGVMAVLPADHYISEEDGFCRVITQGRNAAINGYLVTLGITPTRPETGYGYIEADNAFRQHGPFPVKRFVEKPNREKALEFLTAGNFFWNSGMFIWKACTILDGISRYMPPLAVSLSKLVFSESVWELRDLKPQIEAIYGEIGGESIDFGVMEKADNVQVIPADFGWSDVGSWSAIPEVADADDLGHVAINAKEVISVDAGDCLVYGDNRLVALVGVKDLIVVNTPDALLVCPKERAQDVKKVVEELERRGLTEYL